Below is a genomic region from Thunnus thynnus chromosome 22, fThuThy2.1, whole genome shotgun sequence.
tgtgtgtgagtatgtgtgtatatgtgtgtgtgtgtgtgtgtgtgtgtgtgtgtatgtgtgtgtgtatgtgtgtgtgtgtgtgtgtgtgtgtgtgtgtttgagtatgtgtgtatatgtgtgtgtgtgtgtgtgtgtgtgtgtgtgtgtgtatatgtgtgtgtgtgtgtgtgtgtgtgtgtgtgtgtgtgtgtgtgtgagtatgtgtgtatatgtgtgtgtgtgtgtgtgtgtgtgtgtgtgtgtgtatgtgtgtgtgtgtgtgtgtgtgtgtgtgtgtgtggtgtaacTCCAGCAGGTCTTATTGATGTAATCAGGAGTCGGCAGGACGGGGAAAGAGGATTATAAGACACGTAACAAGCCGACACACAGAGAATCAAACAGATTGGCTGATCAATAACTCTACAGCTCATCCTCAGTGTGCAGCTGCTCTGGCGCCCTCTGGAGGCGCCTCAACGTCTCAACAAGCACACACTGAAGGCTGAAGAGGATATTTATTACTCTATTGATTGATGATGTGGTCAGAGGACTGATGTTATTGATTTCTGGTGTTCTGATCAGGTCGGTTATTGGTCTTTATGTGTGAATATGTGCCAAACTTCTTCTTCATGGTTGTTATTTTTGATTTGAACTATGATGCACtaaacaggaagaagaggaaattcACTGAGAAGAAGCTATGAGAGGAGTGGGGTTGGCTACCAGTGCTACCAGTACAGATAGACGGTGGATCACATTGGATCAACTGGTGCAAACTGTCGGTACCTTGCAGGACAGAGTGAGAGTACAGCGTCGGAGCCTCCACGTGAGGCGTGACAGATCCAGCCTGCACGTCGGCTAGCACACGTTAGCGTGGCTAACATCGTTAGCATAGCCATGTGTGCTGTGTATAAAAACAAGAAGGTGTAGCTCCAGTGTTTCCAGTTCACCAGCAgcgtgctgggcaggtgactggtgtgtttgtgcagataCAGGGTCACACAGCAGacggactgttagcctagcatgctaatcctatgTAAACACAtccagccagtatgaacaggaggaatgattacagcttactgttcatatggacacctgactgctggacctggacctgCTCGACCTCCTGAGTCACATGACAAACCCGACATCTGTAGTTTTCACCAGACTAACTGGTTTCATGACTGTGAGgagtgtgatgtgtgatgtgtgacgTGTGAAAAGGAGTCTGACCGTCCAATGAGAGCCAGTCGAGCTGAGAGCTGGGCAGCGAGCTGGCGTTCCTCGCTCGGTACTCGAACAGGACCGAAGAGGAAACAGAACCTCCGGACTCCAGAACCTGCAGACACACCAGACCGGCCTCGTGGGCtgcaaggagaggagagcacGTCATCAATAACCATCAATAACCAATATCATCAATAACCAGCATCATCAATAACCATCaataaccatcatcatcaataaccagcatcatcatcatcaataaccagcatcatcatcatcaataaccatcatcatcatcatcaataaccAGCATCATCATCAATAACCAGCATCATCAATAACCAGcatcatcactgtgtgtgtgagtatatgtgtatatgtgtgtgtgagtgtgtgcatgtatatgtgtgtgtgtatatgtgtgtgtgtgtatatgtgtgtgtgtatatgtgtgcgtgtatatgtgtgtgcgtgtgtgtatatgtgtgtgcgtgtatatatgtgtgtgtgtgtgtgtgcgtgtgtgtgtgtatatatgtgtgtgtgtgtgcgtgtgcgtgtgtgtgtgtatatatgtgtgtgtgtgtgtgtgcgtgtatatgtgtgtgtgtgtgtgtgtgtgtgcgtgtgtgtgtgtgcgtgtatatatgtgtgtgtgtgtgtgtgcgtgtatatgtgtgtgtgtgtgtgtgtgcgtgtgtgtgtgtatatatgtgtgtgtgtgtgcgtgtgcgtgtgtgtgtgtatatatgtgtgtgtgtgtgtgtgcgtgtatatgtgtgtgtgtgtgtgtgtgtgtgtgtgtgcgtgtgtgtgtgtgcgtgcgtgtatatatgtgtgtgtgtgtgtgtgcgtgtatatgtgtgtgtgtgtgtgtgtgtgcgtgtgtgtgtgtgtgtgcgtgtatatgtgtgtgtgtacgtgcgtgtgCACGTACCAGGACAGTAGCAGCGCAGGACTCCCGGCTGGATCAGCGACGCAGGGACGGAGCTTTGATCAAACACACACGAGTATCGACCCGACAGCTCACTCCATGGTCCTGTGATCAATACCTTCACCCCaccctgtaacacacacacacacacacgcacacacacacacacacacgcacacacacagttcagcaTTACTATCCATTTGATCTTATTATCCAGACGTAGCAGCAACGTTCAGTTTGAActgtttatttctatttatcAGACGTATCAATACTTGTGATCATATCTCACACTGTGagttttattctcctgtttgtttgtttgttttacatctttttgtttattgtgacTTTGAATCaccttgttgttgttgacttTCACTGTACAGATAAACTTGTTTCATCCGTCAGTCTGATGATTAATTTCACGATTAATCAATTCAACAATcgatcagaaaacagtgaaaatgtctcCAGACGACCAACAACAGTCCTGAACACATAAATATTCACTTTATAACACTTAATCTGACTTCAACTGATGATTAATTACCATAATTAGTATTAATATATTGATCAGTTGATCAGCTGCTACATGTTAAactctgctgccacctgctggacaaacacacacactgcagctcaacactgACCATCAACAactaacacatttaaaaccagtTTAACCATCAAACCAGTCGGGACAAAACCACCGacgttatttattattatgatgtcACATTTAAATCAGCTGATTATGACGAGACTTCCTGTTGAGCGGATTATTGGCGGTTGATTACCTCGGGGTAGGACCACTCCGGGGAGAAGTCGGTGATGGAGGCGAGGCCTGACGAGGAGGGCAGCGGGTGAGGgaaggggaggaaggaggaggagggggagggctGGGGCGGCACCATGTAGCGGATCCCCGCCGGGAAGATGGTCGGGTTGGGACCAGCGGGGACGACGGCGGCGGGGTGAGACGCGACGGGATTGGCTTCCTCCGTGATGAGGTCGGAGATGAGATCGGGGAACTGGCTGTCGAAGCAGATGTCCAGCTCCTCCCCTCCTCGCTCGCAGGGCTCCGCCTCCAGCTGCGTGTCCATGCAGGTGTCCTCCGACTCGTAGCCCCGCCTGCTCTCCTCCTTCACCTGGACCGAGGGCGTCGCCAGGTGAGCGGGCGCCATGGTGACGTCCGCCGGGCTGACGCTGGCGTCGGCCACGTTGGGGTTGGCGAACAGCGGCGGCTGACTCTGCTGCAGCACCAGGGGCTGATGGGACAGCTGAGGCGGGGGCGGAGCTTCGGGCAAGTGATTGTAGGGCCCCCCCAGGACCAACGGCTGCTGTCCGTTGGGCTGCCGCTGCGTCTGATTGGCCGGCTGGCTCACCGCCGCTGAGTCTTGGCAAACCAGGAGCAGCGACGCGGcgctgcttcctgtctgttgcCGTGGTGACGAGCAGGAGGAGGGGGCGTGGCTCGGCTGCGTGACACAAGAGATAAAACAAGAGTGAGCGACTCGCCTCTCGTCCAATCACAGCACAGAACTCGGTCAGCTGACTCACCTGCAGCAGGGCCAGCTTGGTGGGAGGAGCGCTGccttcatcattatcatcatcatcatcatcatcatcactaccTCTCCTGTCCTtcgcctcctcttcctctccccccgCCTCCTccgcccccctccccccctccgaCTCCCCCAGAGCGCCCAGCTCCAggcagagggggaggaggggcgGGGCCACGGAGGAGGTGGGAGACAgcgagagggagggggggagggaggaggagggcggggatgaagaggaggaggaggaggagagggaggagagcgaCGAGGGAGGGGAGAcggaggagggaggggtggaggtgggggagagggagagagcgagggaggggggagacagcggggaggaggaggagcagagggcGGGGGAGGGAGcggaggaggagcaggggggAGGGGGGCCGCCGTACGTCTGGCCCTGTTTGGGGGAGTTGAGGAAGGAGTCGGGGTCAAAGGCCGGGGGGAGGGACGGGGGAGGCGGGGGCggtgagggggaggaggggggagaggaggctgcgggaggaggagggggagagcggagggaggaagaggaggaggaggaggagggggtgaggAGCAGGCCTCCGATGacgggggaggggaggagggtgagagagagggtGGCCTGGACaggaggggggagggaagggggggcgggtgaggaggaggagcagggaggggagggggaggcgGGGTTGgtggcaggaggaggaggggggagggcgGGGGAGAGCAGTAATTGGCCGGAGCGGGTGAGTGACAGACTCCTCCTTGGCCCCGCCTCCTCCCCCGTGgccccgcctcctcctcctcctcctcctcccccctgcctgccgccgcctcctcctccccccgaGATCGCTGTGGTCGTCGCCATGACGATCACCGCGTTCTGGGGCAGCGCCACCGTCGTCAGGTTGCCGCGGCGGTCTCCGTAGAAGCCGTTGCCGTGGTTACCCATGGTGAtggtggctctgtgaggctgcggGGGAGACGAGGCCGAGCTGCgggacagacaggaagcagagatCAAACGTTGTGACGCTGTTTCCTGTTCTGACGTTGAACACCTGGTCAACGTGTGCAGAAACGCTGCctgcaggtcaaaggtcaacctGCTCCAACACTTTATTCTcataatattactttttttctacGACTGTCTTTGTAGTAATATGTCGTCTGATTGGACAAACTCATAAACAgccgtccgttctgtagccttggttgctaaggtggttgctaaggtggttgctaaggtgtttccatgtgttgttcagctccatcatgtacggatggatctgagaagttgacatttggagtaaagaaggagaagaagaagtgaaatcctgctactatagtttgtttacgtagcctccggagccggaggaagcttcctgaaagctgaccaatcagaacagagtgggctcatcaggaggcggggcctgtttcagacagaggctgaactgaggggctgcataaaggaccagtagaagatcaataaggagtttttattccagtagagccccagaatataaatatagagctggaaatctGCAGAATATTGACTCTAAACGTTGAGCctgaaacacactgatgagTAAATGAAGCAGCTCTGAATATATGAAGCGATTTATTTTGAAACAGCTGCTGACTTCCTGTGTGGGAGGACTTACGTGGAGGGGGGGCAGGGAGATGAGACGGGGCTGCTCTGAGCCTGCAGGTGGGGCAGTTTGgcatctcctcctccccctcctcctcccccccctcctcctcctcctcctctcccgaCCTCCCCCGCCTCAGAGGAGAGCGGGGAGGGGGAGGGTCTGCAGGAGGAGGGGGGCAGTTTGGGGGAGATGATGCGATGCTTGGTGCTGTTGCAGCGGTGAGGAATGTTCACTCCTGAagatactacacacacacacacacacacacacagagagagacacacacacacacacacacacacacacacagagagaaacacacacacacacacacacacacacacacacacacacacacacagagagagagacacacacacacacacacacacacacacacacacacacacacacagagagacacacacacacacacacacacacacagagacacaaacacacacacacacacacacacacacacacacacagagagacacagtgaCGGGGGTTAGTCTGTacgcagtgatgtcacagcgaTGTCAGAGTGATGTCACAGAGGGGGCGTTACCCTGGGCGGTGTTACAGAGGCAGGTGTGTGTGCGCGGCTGCGGTTTGGTTCTCTGTCGGTCCAGAATGTGCTGAACCAACTCCTCGATGCTGAAATCACCCGAACCCAGCGAGCACTTCATACTGtggactgacacacacacacacacacacgaataaatacagtacatgtgtttGTAGCGCTGCTgacgtgtgtgtgagtgtgtgtgaggcatgtgagtgtgcgtgtgtgtggcgTGTGCGTACACATGGGCTTCAGCTGGTTCAGCAGGTCGTCTCGGCTCCACCTCACGCTGTCATGGCGGTCTGACACGGCACACAGCAGCGGACTGCATTTCCCAGAATCCTCCAGGGACGGCACATTCAGATAGTGGACCAGCACGATGTCTGggttctgacacacacacacacacacacacacacacacacacacacagtaaatcagTACGGATTAGAGAAGCACTGATTTATTCTTCTTCTGCactttgcttttaatttttaaaaaatgttttcaaatcacTTTCAgcaatttattctttttttcatttttccagaGTTGCATCTTTTAGAGTGAAATGTTTTGACTTCCTGTTTTTCAGACATGATGTGATACTGATGACGACTGTCAGGCTGCAACAAAGGtgaacaataaagttgttttgattgattttggtccgtgtgtgtatgtgtgtatgtgtgtgtatatgtgtgtgtgtatgtgtatatgtgtgtgtgtatatatgtgtgtgtgtgtgtgtgtgtgtatatatgtgtgtgtgtgtgtgtgtgtgtgtgtgtgtatgtgtatatgtgtgtgtatatgtgtgtgtgtatgtgtatatgtgtgtgtgtatatgtgtgtgtatatgtgtatatgtgtgtgtgtatatgtgtgtgtgtatgagtatgtgtatatgtgtgtgtgtgtatgtgtatgtgtgtatgtgtatatgtgtgtgtgtatgagtatgtgtatatgtgtgtgtgtgtgtgtgtgtgtatgtgtatatgtgtgtgtatatgtgtgtgtgtatgtgtatatgtgtgtgtgtatatgtgtgtgtatatgtgtatatgtgtgtgtgtatatgtgtgtgtgtatgagtatgtgtatatgtgtatgtgtgtttgtgtgtgtgtgtgtgtgtgtgtgtatatgtgtgtgtgtgtgtgtatgtgtgtatgtgtatatgtgtgtgtgtatgagtatgtgtatatgtgtgtgtgtgtgtgtgtgtatgtgtatatgtgtgtgtatatgtgtgtgtgtatgtgtgtgtgtatgtgtatatgtgtgtgtgtatatgtgtgtgtatatgtgtatatgtgtgtgtgtatatgtgtgtgtgtgtgtgtatgtgtatatgtgtgtgtgtatatgtgtgtgtatatgtgtatatgtgtgtgtgtatatgtgtgtgtgtatgagtatgtgtatatgtgtatgtgtgtttgtgtgtgtgtgtgtgtgtgtatatgtgtgtgtgtgtgtgtacctgcagcaGCCAGTAGCATCGTCTGTGGAATGTTGGCACTATGGAGGAATGGACGTAGCAGCCATACAGGCACTGAAAGCAGAACGTTAGCATAGTGTTAACAGAACGTTAGCATAGCGTTAACAGAACGTTAGCATAGCGTTAACAGAACGTTAGCAGCAGAACCATTAAATGTTTCATATACAGGAGAAATCGTCCAGGTGATTCTGCCTGTGAGTCAGAGCTGCTCTGTGGTCGACAGGGTTCACGTGTTGACTGGTGGTTGTTTAGTCAGTTGGTTGGTTGTTTGTCTGGttagttgtttgtttggttggttgtctggttggttggttggttgtctggttggttgtttggttgtctggttggttgtttggttgtctggttggttgtttggttgtctggttgtttggttgtttggttgtctcgttggttggttgtttgtttggttggttgtctggttgtttggttgtctggttggttgtttggttgtctggttgtttggttgtctggttggttgtttggttgtctggttgtttggttgtcttgttggttggttggttgtctggttggttgtctagttgtttggttgtttggttgtctggttgtttGATTGTCTCgttggttggttgtttgtttggttggttgtttggttgtctggttggttggttgtctggttgtttgtttgtttcattgtttggttgtttgtttgtttggttggttgtctggttgtctggttggttggttgtctggttggttggttggttgtctggttggttggttggttgtctggttgtttgtttgtttcattgtttggttgtttgtttgtctggtgtctggttggttggttgtctggttgtttggttgtctggttggttgtctggttggttggttggttgtctggttggttggttgtctggttggttggttgtctggttggttgtctggttggttgtctggttggttggttgtctggttggttgtctggttgtttgtttgtttcattgtttggttgtttgtttgtctggttgtctggttggttggttgtctggttgtttggttgtctggttggttgtctggttggttggttgtttggttgtctggttgtttggttggttgtctggttggttgtctggttggttggttgtctggttggttgtctggttggttggttgtctggttggttggttgtctggttggttgtctggttggttggttgtctggttggttgtctggttggttgtttggttgtctggttgtctcgttggttggttgtttgtttggttggttgtctggttgtttggttgtctggttggttgtttggttgtctggttgtttggttgtctggttggttgtttggttgtctggttgtttggttgtcttgttggttggttggttgtctggttggttgtctagttgtttggttgtttggttgtctggttgtttGATTGTCTCgttggttggttgtttgtttggttggttgtctggttggttgtttggttgtctggttggttggttgtctgattgtttgtttgtttcattgtttggttgtttgtttgtttggttggttgtctggttgtttGATTGTCTCgttggttggttgtctggttggtaggttgtctggttggttggttggttgtctggttggttggttgtctggttgtttgtttgtttcattgtttggttgtttgtttgtctggttgtctggttggttggttgtctggttgtttggttgtctggttggttgtctggttggttggttggttgtctggttggttggttgtctggttggttggttgtctggttggttgtctggttggttggttgtctggttcgttgtctggttggttgtctggttggttggttgtctggttggttgtctggttgtttgtttgtttcattgtttggttgtttgtttgtctggttgtctggttggttggttgtctggttgtttggttgtctggttggttgtctggttggttggttgtctggttgtttggttggttgtctggttggttggttgtctggttggttggttgtctggttggttggttgtctggttggttgtctggttggttggttgtctggttggttgtttggttgtctggttgtttggttgtttgtttgtttggttgtctcgttggttggttgtttgtttggttgattgtctggttggttgtttggttgtctggttggttggttgtctggttggttggttgtttcattgtttggttgtttgtttggttggttgtctggttggttggttgtctggttggttgtttggtttggttggttgtctggttggttgtttgtttgtttgattgtctggttggttgtttggttgtctggttgtctggttggttgtttggttgtctggttgtttggttgtctcgttggttggttgtttgtttgtttggttgtctggttgtttggttggttgtttggttgtctggttgtttggttgtctggttggttgtttggttgtctggttgtttggttgtctcgttggttggttggttgtctggttggttgtctagttgtttggttgtttggttgtctggttgtttGATTGTCTCgttggttggttgtttgtttggttggttgtctggttggttgtttggttgtctggttggttggttgtctggttgtttgtttgtttcattgtttggttgtttgtttgtttggttggttgtctggttggttggttgtctggttggttggttgtctggttggttggttgtctggttggttgtctggttggttggttgtctggttggttgtctggttggttgtctggttggttgtttggttgtctggttgtttatttgtttggttgtctcgttggttggttgtttgtttggttggttgtctggttggttggttgtctggttgtttgtttgtttcattgtttggttgtttgtttggttggttgtctggttggttggttgtttggttgtctggttggttgtttggttggttgtttggttggttgtttgtttgtttgattgtctgGTTGGTTGAttgtctggttggttggttggttgtctggttggttggttggttgtctggttggttggttggttggttgtctggttgtttggttgtctggttggttggttgtttggttatctggttggttggttgtctggttggttggttggttggttgtttggttggttggttgtttggttggttggttgtttggttggttgtctggttggtcggttgtttggttggttggttggttgtctggGTGTTACTAAGTGATAAAATCACTTTGGCTCAGACTGATATATGTCAACTGTCAGAtggattgttgttgttgttcttcagaggatgaatccttctGACTCTCCAACAGTCCAAACTCTCACCTGGAATCAGTCACTTTTTGCCATCGTGgctcaaaaaaatgttcaattataaaaataatgtcAGATTAATTTCCTATCGACTCATCAGTTAATCACCTAATCGTAGCAGCTCTATTTGTCAGTGAGAATTGTGAAACActatcttttcattttaacttgaaAATGgtgattttatgtttatgttattttcacCTGCTGGGAACTGTCTTCCACCTATAAttgattatttacacacattgACTAACAGTTCTGTGTTTGACCTGGCGAGTGCTGGGTCTGGTGTTCTGGGTAGTTTTCTAGGATGTTGCTAAGTGGTAACTATGTGGTTGCTACAGTGATAGTTTGCTGGGACGCTGTAACACTGCTGATGAACAGTGGcggtgtgtgtgttgcagaccTCCATGCCCTGGACCTTCAGCTTCATGTGGTCCTCTCTCGTCGTTTTCCCATCCTTCCGCTTCTTCCAGCAGTATCCGTCCTTCCTGTACTTCACCTTCTTCCTGTTGTAGAGGATGATGCTGCCGTTCTTCGGCctgacggagagagagagacgacgATGATAAACCGGCTGCTGAACcgtcacagacagaaacagagacgaagctggtgtgtgtttacctggtCTTCAGGGTGCAGGAGAGCCACTCATCATGTCTGTCAAATGATATCAGGTAAGAAGCGATTTCCTGCAGAGACACAACCACAGTTACAATAAACCACCGACTATCACATGACTCATCAGCTGTTTCAGACGACAGACGACAAAGAGTCTTCACATGTTCGTTAGAGAGGAACCAGGACGGCAGCAGGAggtaaagatgatgatgatgatgatgatgaaattcAAAGCTTATTTATAGGAAGAATTATTATTTgtatgtaacacacacacacacacacacacacacacacacacaatgactgACCTCGTTAGTATTCCACCTGAGCCGCTCGTTAGGCAGACTGGACGAGCGAGGGAGACACTCCAACAGCTTGTTAGGAAGAAACACCTTCCTCTGTCCTTTAttctctgcagacacacagatcagctgatcagagaCAGAACACAACGTCTATTGATCCGTTCATCTATTGATCCATTCATCTATTGATCCATTCATCTATTGATCACTGAGCGGCTCAACACTTTCTATTATTATTCTAATCAATAATTATACCACACTGGTATTATATGACTACTGTTTACTGATACTGGATGTCAATATGATATcaatatatcagctgatatatcCCTCAGACGTGATCATCAATCACTAGTGACAGAGACGTgtaacagcagcaggatgttttACACTTTAACAATTAACTTTATTGTAtgaaatgacatcattaaacttcactaaactaaaaacacgtgtatgtatatatattacacTTGAATGAAGAAAAAcgatcaaatatacataaaaagcTGCTTCTATAACTGATATATAACTTCTATATGGGAGTGATAGTGATACTGATAGTGATATATGTGCGACAGGCTGATAATATCAGCTGACTGGTTCAGAGTTTacactctgtgtttttattattattattattattattattattattattattattagcagtaGAACTGCAACCATTAGTTCATTAACTGattattctgataatcaattcattgttttgactggttttattattatatgaatattataaGTGTAGTTTTTATACGTTACATGTTAATATTCTCTGTTTCTTTGAGTTGTTGacaaacattttctgacacttttctGACCAAACGACCGATCGATCAATCGAGAAAATGATcaaacgattaattgataatgaaaacaatgtcGACTGTGCAGAAACTAAACAGGAAGTGGTTCAGTTCAGCTGCTCTGaacttcattattgattaatcacaTGACTGGTTTTTCATggtttaaacaataaaacaggaTTCAATTCAACTAAAACATCTGATTAAGAAGATAAAACTCTttaagtgatgatgatgatgatgatgatgtttcttAACATTTAGTTTAGtaacaatttgtttttttctgacaacATGATTATTGAGGCCAAAAGAATTCATGATAACGACATCgatagaaacataaataataataataataataataatagtaataataataataataataataacaacaacagcagaggtGACGGGAGGAAACCTGCTCGTCATGTGACTATTGATCATCTGCATTATTACTAATCAATAACATGATCACTAGTGGTCGTCTGCAGCGTCCTCCGTGTGTTTATCAATAATCCTGCAGCAGCCGTCTGGATGGATGGGACTGACTGACCTGTCTCCGTGGAAACCATCTCCTTGTTGCTCATGGCGACGAGTCCATGCAGGATGGATGAGTCTCACACAACGCACGGCCGCCCGCACTGCCCcactgcacgcacacacacacacacacacacacacacacacacacacacacacacagtcaataaTCTGATCGATAGGAAACCAGGTCTGCAACAGGaaccagcaacacacacacacacacacacacacacacacacacacacacacacacacacacacacacacacacctgaaaccCAAGCTGCTAACTGGccggctacacacacacacacacacacacacacacactccttcaaTAGCTCCCTGTTGCTTAGCAACAGCTGAATTTGCA
It encodes:
- the camta2 gene encoding calmodulin-binding transcription activator 2 codes for the protein MSNKEMVSTETENKGQRKVFLPNKLLECLPRSSSLPNERLRWNTNEEIASYLISFDRHDEWLSCTLKTRPKNGSIILYNRKKVKYRKDGYCWKKRKDGKTTREDHMKLKVQGMECLYGCYVHSSIVPTFHRRCYWLLQNPDIVLVHYLNVPSLEDSGKCSPLLCAVSDRHDSVRWSRDDLLNQLKPMFHSMKCSLGSGDFSIEELVQHILDRQRTKPQPRTHTCLCNTAQVSSGVNIPHRCNSTKHRIISPKLPPSSCRPSPSPLSSEAGEVGRGGGGGGGGGGGGGGDAKLPHLQAQSSPVSSPCPPSTSASSPPQPHRATITMGNHGNGFYGDRRGNLTTVALPQNAVIVMATTTAISGGGGGGGRQGGGGGGGGGGATGEEAGPRRSLSLTRSGQLLLSPALPPPPPATNPASPSPPCSSSSPAPPSLPPPVQATLSLTLLPSPVIGGLLLTPSSSSSSSSLRSPPPPPAASSPPSSPSPPPPPPSLPPAFDPDSFLNSPKQGQTYGGPPPPCSSSAPSPALCSSSSPLSPPSLALSLSPTSTPPSSVSPPSSLSSLSSSSSSSSPPSSSLPPSLSLSPTSSVAPPLLPLCLELGALGESEGGRGAEEAGGEEEEAKDRRGSDDDDDDDDNDEGSAPPTKLALLQPSHAPSSCSSPRQQTGSSAASLLLVCQDSAAVSQPANQTQRQPNGQQPLVLGGPYNHLPEAPPPPQLSHQPLVLQQSQPPLFANPNVADASVSPADVTMAPAHLATPSVQVKEESRRGYESEDTCMDTQLEAEPCERGGEELDICFDSQFPDLISDLITEEANPVASHPAAVVPAGPNPTIFPAGIRYMVPPQPSPSSSFLPFPHPLPSSSGLASITDFSPEWSYPEGGVKVLITGPWSELSGRYSCVFDQSSVPASLIQPGVLRCYCPAHEAGLVCLQVLESGGSVSSSVLFEYRARNASSLPSSQLDWLSLDDNQFRMSILERLEQMERRMAEMAARDVNQQQQHHQHQHHQHQHQQHGSQLATPPPPSLPEDHEQSSQWFERRIVGVCERMMRGGRWSGGGGGGGGERLHHSVRHRGMTLLHLAAAQGYTHLIHTLIHWRTVNSDSLDLEQEVDPLNVDHFSCTPLMWACALGHQRAAELLYGWNSLALGIPDSLGRLPLAVARSRGHTRLATALEELHTHTHMTPRDTHTPPADTHTPATPQPQLPLSPLSTSPDTGLSSSSSLPSPSDPSSPSPSSAYSSGPAPMDTSPSSPSSPSSSSSSLPVSPPSPSSLPLSSLPLLSMWGEEPNVSTGLNPGASRDSHLYLMDYESACPASPGHTHTYPHAHAMDGRRRSHAAATLEEQLLSYSENAENEGEEEEYLEEEVLQVDMATLAEQIIEATPERIKQEDFPRGAESPLRERRDNPAIQDTWLATYLDTVDAHTHSPPRRVCPPSPLSALALQRLRPPSSAAWAEFLNASANGKMERDFALLTLTDGEQRELYEAARIIQNAFRRYKGRRLKEQQDMAAAVIQRCYRKYKQYALYKKMTQAAILIQSKFRSYYEQKRFQQSRRAAVLIQQYYRSYKEYERLKQAPRGASSHNPKIKGSFLTKKQDQAARKIMRFLRRCRHRIKELKQTRELERRGLTT